From a single Microbacterium terrisoli genomic region:
- a CDS encoding GNAT family N-acetyltransferase, translated as MGHIELRDLDDDDADAVFEMMRDREAIAMAAFTAQDPSDRLAFDARMRRLRNDPAVTQYVVTERGGFAGTVGAWTTDDGDREVTYWIARHAWGRGVATEALRLLVSHQATRPLYARVATHNQGSVAVLEKNGFSEVSRSTAFAPGLGRETEEALYALVPTVE; from the coding sequence ATGGGGCATATCGAGCTTCGTGACCTCGACGACGACGACGCCGACGCCGTGTTCGAGATGATGCGCGACCGGGAAGCGATCGCCATGGCGGCGTTCACGGCGCAGGATCCGTCCGACCGCCTTGCCTTCGATGCCCGGATGCGGCGGCTGCGCAACGACCCCGCCGTCACCCAGTACGTCGTGACCGAACGCGGCGGCTTCGCCGGCACGGTCGGAGCGTGGACGACCGATGACGGCGACCGCGAGGTCACCTACTGGATCGCCCGGCACGCGTGGGGCAGGGGCGTCGCGACCGAAGCGCTGCGCCTGCTGGTCTCGCACCAGGCGACCCGGCCGCTGTACGCGCGCGTGGCCACGCACAACCAGGGCTCGGTCGCGGTGCTCGAGAAGAACGGCTTCAGCGAGGTCTCACGATCGACGGCCTTCGCACCGGGCCTGGGCCGCGAGACCGAAGAGGCCCTCTACGCCCTCGTGCCGACCGTCGAATAG
- a CDS encoding FtsW/RodA/SpoVE family cell cycle protein, which yields MRTPPGGVTPVRPEPAADQPATPPPAPEQADTAVLRALRKIRVPQTQRNRELALLVFAFIINGAAVVLVQLGAAGEIDPKFLLYLGVLSALALALHITLRIVARDADPFVVPIATLLTGIGLAEIYRLDVHWGRHGWEAYSTRQLAWAGIALVGAILLVVLLRNYRVLFRYTYIFGLAGILLLLLPLVPGLGTDAGADVWISLGIFSFQPGEIAKICLAIFFAGYLVRTRDSLTSTGTRFLGFTWPRARELGPLLVVWLVSLGIIVMQHDLGTGLLIFGMFVAMLYVATSKTSWVLMGVVLAAGGAVVASRLLPYVNGRFANWLSAFDPKLYEAHGGSFQLVNGIFGMAQGGLIGTGLGQGRPWLTPVAESDYIFPSLGEELGLIGLFAILALYMVFTSRGIRIGLNGQDDFGKLLAVGVSFTIALQVFIMVGGVTRLIPLTGLTTPFLAAGGSSLVANWLIVALLLRISDAVRSRPRVVIG from the coding sequence ATGCGCACCCCGCCCGGAGGAGTGACCCCGGTTCGGCCGGAGCCCGCCGCCGACCAGCCTGCGACGCCGCCGCCCGCCCCCGAGCAGGCCGACACCGCGGTGCTGCGCGCGCTGCGCAAGATCCGCGTGCCGCAGACCCAGCGCAACCGCGAACTCGCGCTGCTCGTGTTCGCGTTCATCATCAACGGCGCCGCCGTCGTGCTCGTGCAGCTGGGCGCCGCCGGTGAGATCGACCCGAAGTTCCTTCTCTACCTGGGCGTGCTCAGCGCGCTGGCTCTGGCTCTGCACATCACCCTGCGCATCGTCGCGCGCGACGCCGACCCGTTCGTCGTGCCGATCGCGACGCTGCTGACCGGCATCGGTCTAGCCGAGATCTACCGGCTGGACGTGCACTGGGGCCGACACGGCTGGGAGGCGTATTCGACCCGCCAGCTGGCGTGGGCGGGCATCGCACTGGTCGGCGCGATCCTGCTGGTGGTCCTGCTTAGGAATTATCGCGTGCTCTTCCGGTACACCTACATCTTCGGCCTGGCCGGCATTCTGCTGCTGCTGCTGCCACTGGTGCCGGGGTTGGGCACGGATGCCGGGGCCGACGTGTGGATCTCGTTGGGCATCTTCTCGTTCCAGCCGGGTGAGATCGCCAAGATCTGCCTCGCGATCTTCTTCGCCGGGTATCTCGTGCGCACCCGCGACTCGCTGACCTCGACGGGGACACGGTTCCTCGGCTTCACGTGGCCGCGCGCCCGCGAGCTCGGGCCGCTGCTGGTGGTGTGGCTGGTCTCGCTCGGCATCATCGTGATGCAGCACGACCTGGGCACAGGGCTGCTGATCTTCGGCATGTTCGTGGCGATGCTGTACGTGGCCACGAGCAAGACGAGCTGGGTGCTCATGGGCGTGGTGCTGGCCGCCGGCGGCGCCGTGGTCGCCTCGCGACTGCTGCCCTACGTCAACGGGCGTTTCGCGAACTGGCTGAGCGCCTTCGACCCGAAGCTGTACGAGGCGCACGGCGGCAGCTTCCAACTCGTCAACGGCATCTTCGGCATGGCACAGGGGGGCCTGATCGGCACCGGGCTCGGCCAGGGTCGGCCGTGGCTGACGCCGGTGGCCGAGAGCGACTACATCTTCCCGAGTCTGGGTGAAGAGCTCGGTCTCATCGGCCTGTTCGCGATCCTCGCCCTGTACATGGTGTTCACGAGCCGCGGCATCCGGATCGGTCTGAACGGGCAGGACGACTTCGGCAAGCTGCTGGCCGTCGGGGTCTCTTTCACGATCGCGCTGCAGGTGTTCATCATGGTCGGCGGCGTGACGCGCCTGATCCCGCTGACCGGGCTGACCACGCCGTTCCTGGCCGCCGGCGGATCATCGCTCGTGGCCAACTGGCTGATCGTGGCCCTGCTGCTGCGCATCTCGGACGCGGTGCGCTCTCGACCCCGGGTGGTGATCGGCTGA
- a CDS encoding serine/threonine protein kinase, whose product MRPTQGVTFGGRYELDSRIAIGGMGEVWEATDHVIGRTVAIKILKDEYMGDPGFLERFRAEARHAALVNHEGIASVFDYGEENGSAFLVMELVPGEALSTVLEREVSLSTDKTLDIVAQTAAALQAAHAAGLVHRDIKPGNLLITPDGRVKITDFGIARIADQVPLTATGQVMGTVQYLSPEQASGHPASPSTDIYSLGIVAYECLAGKRPFTGESQVAIAMAQINEQPPPLPETVSPPVRDFVMAMIAKKPDDRPSSTATVARAATALRRGDMAAAIAAVPAIGAGVDAATQLLTSAAGTSAATKLLPATTPTPLVPAADDGEKKKRSPWTWPLIALIILLILVLAGVLYAVFGNRAEAPTKTPAGPAVSSQTHTPDPTPTTVNVDALNLLGMKCADASQLLTSNGLVPKTAKGSPATSADKVDTVASVDPSANVDKGETVTLTCYIAQTDLPAPATPAINGTGDGGQVIAGDTAQIVWDSFQCPAGTGNLSSYIVTVQNGTFVSGGQSTLKADASTTSADVNVANAAGSNLTASVQAICGDRESPASDRISQPIMPQPEPSDSPTPSTDPQAGPSPTPSN is encoded by the coding sequence ATGAGACCGACGCAGGGTGTGACCTTCGGCGGCCGTTACGAGCTCGACTCGCGGATCGCAATCGGTGGGATGGGCGAAGTGTGGGAGGCCACCGACCACGTCATCGGCCGCACCGTCGCCATCAAGATCCTCAAAGACGAGTACATGGGCGACCCGGGCTTCCTCGAGCGCTTCCGCGCCGAGGCGCGTCATGCCGCCCTGGTCAACCATGAGGGCATCGCGAGCGTCTTCGACTACGGCGAAGAGAACGGCTCGGCGTTCCTGGTCATGGAGCTCGTGCCCGGCGAGGCACTGTCCACAGTCCTCGAGCGCGAGGTGTCACTGTCGACCGACAAGACGCTCGACATCGTCGCCCAGACGGCCGCCGCCCTGCAGGCCGCCCACGCCGCCGGCCTCGTGCACCGCGACATCAAGCCCGGCAACCTGTTGATCACGCCCGACGGGCGCGTGAAGATCACCGACTTCGGCATCGCCCGCATCGCCGACCAGGTGCCGTTGACGGCCACCGGTCAGGTCATGGGCACCGTGCAGTACCTTTCCCCCGAGCAGGCATCCGGGCATCCGGCATCCCCCTCCACCGACATCTATTCGCTGGGCATCGTCGCCTACGAGTGCCTCGCCGGCAAGCGGCCGTTCACGGGCGAGTCGCAGGTCGCCATCGCGATGGCCCAGATCAACGAGCAGCCTCCGCCGCTGCCCGAGACCGTCTCTCCGCCGGTGCGCGACTTCGTGATGGCGATGATCGCCAAGAAGCCCGACGACCGTCCGTCATCGACGGCAACCGTCGCACGGGCGGCGACCGCGCTGCGCCGTGGTGACATGGCGGCCGCCATCGCCGCGGTCCCTGCCATCGGAGCGGGGGTGGATGCCGCGACCCAGCTGCTCACTTCTGCCGCCGGCACCTCGGCGGCGACGAAGCTGCTGCCGGCGACCACCCCGACACCGCTGGTCCCCGCCGCCGACGACGGCGAGAAGAAGAAGCGCAGCCCCTGGACGTGGCCGCTGATCGCGCTGATCATCCTGCTGATCCTCGTGTTGGCCGGCGTCCTGTACGCCGTGTTCGGCAACCGGGCCGAGGCTCCGACGAAGACCCCGGCGGGTCCCGCCGTGAGCTCACAGACCCACACGCCCGACCCGACGCCGACTACGGTGAACGTCGACGCGCTGAACCTCCTGGGCATGAAGTGCGCCGACGCCTCACAGCTGCTGACTTCCAATGGCCTGGTGCCCAAGACGGCGAAGGGCTCGCCGGCCACCTCCGCCGACAAGGTCGACACCGTGGCATCGGTCGACCCGTCCGCCAACGTCGACAAGGGTGAGACGGTCACGTTGACCTGCTACATCGCCCAGACCGATCTGCCCGCCCCGGCCACACCCGCCATCAACGGCACCGGCGATGGCGGTCAGGTCATCGCCGGCGACACTGCTCAGATCGTGTGGGACTCGTTCCAGTGCCCGGCCGGCACCGGCAACCTCTCCAGCTACATCGTCACGGTGCAGAACGGCACATTCGTCAGCGGTGGTCAGTCGACGCTGAAGGCAGACGCCTCCACGACGAGCGCCGATGTGAACGTCGCCAACGCCGCCGGCAGCAACCTCACCGCGTCGGTGCAGGCGATCTGCGGCGACCGCGAGTCGCCGGCGTCTGATCGGATCTCGCAGCCGATCATGCCGCAGCCCGAACCGTCGGATTCGCCGACGCCCTCGACCGACCCGCAGGCCGGGCCGTCGCCCACGCCGTCGAACTAG
- a CDS encoding NAD(P)H-dependent oxidoreductase, with protein sequence MGLHVVAVSGSLRSPSTSTALLNGVLDELERSAPIERSVIELHALAGDLAVALTGGERSDAAAAAIGAVSGADLLVVATPVYRGAYTGLFKEFFDLVHQDALEGTPVLLAAGGGNDQHSLVIDHGLRPLFAFFRARTLPVGVYARGVDFVDGRIDPAGALPAAITRAVDAALPLLAYSTVGTRA encoded by the coding sequence ATGGGTCTTCATGTCGTCGCCGTTTCGGGCAGCCTGCGCTCGCCGTCCACCTCGACCGCACTGCTGAACGGCGTGCTCGATGAGCTCGAACGGTCTGCGCCGATCGAGCGCTCCGTCATCGAATTGCACGCGCTGGCAGGCGACCTCGCCGTGGCACTGACCGGAGGAGAGAGGTCGGATGCCGCGGCCGCGGCGATCGGGGCCGTCTCGGGTGCCGATCTGCTCGTGGTGGCCACCCCCGTGTACCGCGGGGCGTACACCGGACTGTTCAAGGAATTCTTCGACCTCGTGCATCAGGATGCGCTCGAAGGAACCCCCGTGCTGCTGGCGGCCGGGGGAGGCAACGACCAGCACTCGCTGGTGATCGACCACGGCCTGCGACCGCTGTTCGCGTTCTTCCGCGCGCGGACGCTGCCTGTCGGCGTCTATGCGCGCGGCGTCGACTTCGTCGACGGAAGGATCGACCCCGCGGGGGCGCTGCCCGCCGCGATCACGCGGGCGGTGGATGCGGCTCTGCCGCTGCTGGCCTATTCGACGGTCGGCACGAGGGCGTAG
- a CDS encoding flavin reductase family protein: MSTTSPAAGIAASAAPPAPHTLGASLSADDFKALFRGHPGGVAVITADAGEGPVALTATSVSSVSAEPPLLIFSISAQSSASPTLARADTVVVHLLDAHDLPLARLGATSGVDRFADESGWSRLVTGEPVYHDVRAWVRCAVIGRMDAGGSTVIAAHALQSRLERDVEPGAHGDALVYHNRTWHRLGEQSRLG; the protein is encoded by the coding sequence ATGTCGACCACCTCGCCCGCCGCGGGCATCGCCGCTTCCGCCGCTCCCCCCGCGCCGCACACGCTCGGAGCGTCACTGTCGGCGGACGACTTCAAGGCGCTGTTCCGCGGCCACCCCGGCGGGGTCGCGGTCATCACCGCCGATGCGGGCGAAGGCCCGGTCGCCCTGACGGCGACGTCGGTGTCCTCGGTGAGCGCAGAGCCCCCGCTGCTGATCTTCTCGATCTCGGCCCAGTCGTCGGCCTCGCCCACTCTCGCCCGCGCCGACACCGTGGTCGTGCACCTGCTCGATGCGCACGACCTGCCGCTGGCACGACTGGGAGCCACCAGCGGCGTCGATCGCTTCGCCGACGAGTCGGGCTGGTCGCGGCTGGTCACCGGCGAGCCGGTGTATCACGACGTGCGCGCCTGGGTGCGGTGCGCGGTGATCGGGCGGATGGATGCCGGCGGTTCGACGGTGATCGCCGCCCACGCGCTGCAGTCTCGGCTCGAGCGCGACGTCGAACCCGGCGCTCACGGCGACGCGCTCGTCTACCACAACCGCACCTGGCATCGCCTCGGCGAGCAGTCCCGCCTCGGCTGA
- a CDS encoding PP2C family protein-serine/threonine phosphatase encodes MVFQGSSAALSHTGKVRSNNQDSGYAGSNLFVVADGMGGHAGGDVASSLAIARIEGLDQPYESTADAQRALQKTITAAAGDLIDTVKKRPELAGMGTTVCAIIMVDEYAVIGHIGDSRIYLYRDDALTQITTDHTFVQRLVDSGRITPEEARYHPRRSVLMRVLGDMDDSPEIDTFVMPTRAGDRWLLCSDGLSGVVDDVHTAKTLALGLAPGRTADILLKLALDAGAPDNVTIVIADVGGQHPVMSGTPTIVGAASNPEGVEVPAARPGRVSWLHPARQAANEPTHFEPAAEYLEEVIEEDRRRARNRRIGWITGLVVVLVLIAAAIFGAYQWTQSRYFIGTNGTNVVIFRGIPQNLGPIPLSSPYEDTGLPLVALPQFEQEVVQDTIASDSLKDAERIVDQLRQNVGSE; translated from the coding sequence ATGGTCTTCCAGGGGTCGAGCGCGGCGCTCAGCCACACCGGCAAGGTGCGGTCGAACAACCAGGATTCCGGCTACGCCGGATCCAACCTGTTCGTCGTGGCCGACGGCATGGGCGGGCACGCCGGCGGCGATGTGGCCTCGAGCCTGGCGATCGCCCGCATCGAGGGCCTCGACCAGCCCTACGAGTCGACCGCCGACGCTCAGCGCGCACTGCAGAAGACGATCACGGCCGCTGCCGGCGACCTGATCGACACCGTCAAGAAGCGGCCGGAGCTTGCCGGCATGGGCACGACGGTGTGCGCGATCATCATGGTCGACGAATACGCGGTGATCGGCCACATCGGCGATTCGCGCATCTATCTGTACCGCGACGACGCGCTCACCCAGATCACCACCGACCACACGTTCGTCCAGCGTCTGGTGGATTCCGGGCGCATCACGCCCGAAGAGGCGCGGTACCACCCCCGCCGCTCCGTGCTCATGCGGGTGCTCGGCGACATGGACGATTCGCCCGAGATCGACACGTTCGTCATGCCCACGCGCGCCGGCGACCGGTGGCTGCTGTGCTCCGACGGGCTGTCGGGGGTCGTCGACGACGTGCACACCGCCAAGACGCTGGCGCTGGGACTGGCTCCGGGGCGCACCGCCGACATCCTGCTCAAGCTTGCGTTGGATGCCGGTGCCCCCGACAACGTCACGATCGTGATCGCCGATGTCGGCGGCCAGCACCCGGTCATGTCCGGCACACCGACGATCGTGGGTGCGGCATCCAACCCCGAAGGGGTGGAGGTGCCCGCCGCCCGGCCCGGACGCGTGTCGTGGCTGCACCCGGCCCGGCAGGCCGCGAACGAGCCCACGCACTTCGAGCCGGCCGCCGAGTACCTCGAAGAGGTCATCGAGGAGGACCGCCGGCGCGCCCGCAACCGCCGCATCGGCTGGATCACGGGTCTCGTGGTCGTGCTGGTCCTGATCGCCGCAGCGATCTTCGGCGCCTACCAGTGGACCCAGTCGCGGTACTTCATCGGGACCAACGGCACGAACGTCGTCATCTTCCGCGGCATCCCGCAGAACCTCGGCCCGATCCCCCTGTCGTCGCCGTATGAAGACACCGGGTTGCCGCTGGTGGCCCTCCCCCAGTTCGAGCAGGAAGTCGTCCAAGACACCATCGCCTCGGACTCGCTGAAGGACGCGGAGCGGATCGTCGATCAGCTGCGCCAGAACGTTGGGAGCGAGTGA
- a CDS encoding MFS transporter, which yields MSVVTAADAHGRRWALGLTAAAQFVLQLDLAIVNVALPTVQRELGFTAAGLQWIVTGYALTFGSLLLLGGRLGDLLGHRRTVIGGLAVFGLASLSGGLALSPGILIASRLVQGAGAALVAPAALALLTEAFPEPQTRTHAMGIFQGSVAAGALTGILAGGLITQHAGWRWVLLVNPPIVLVLVMLVSLRIPAARGHAGIRLDLPGALAATGAMGALILGVSNAEQHRLADPVVWAPLALAALLTAALVLIERRTDGPMLPAALLRGHRAVMIGAVLVLGAALAGYVYFASLYVQRVLGLSPDVTGLSLAPASAMVMLVSTQASRRLLPRLGTGWQLVVAFVLIGGGQLWLAQAAADGSYVADVLGPLLITSAGIGLALPAASLAMTHDVPPPQRGMAGALFAAGQQAGSAIGLAILATVAAATTVRTGDLAGGYQVAFLSVAILAAVTAVVMATSTLLRRTRT from the coding sequence ATGAGTGTCGTCACCGCCGCGGACGCGCACGGACGGCGGTGGGCCCTCGGGCTCACCGCGGCCGCCCAATTCGTCCTTCAACTCGACCTCGCCATTGTCAATGTCGCCCTGCCGACGGTGCAGCGGGAACTCGGCTTCACCGCCGCGGGGCTGCAGTGGATCGTCACCGGATACGCGCTCACCTTCGGCTCGCTGCTGCTGCTCGGTGGGCGCCTCGGCGACCTGCTCGGCCACCGCCGCACCGTGATCGGGGGCCTTGCCGTCTTCGGACTCGCCTCCCTCAGCGGCGGTCTGGCGCTGAGCCCCGGCATCCTCATCGCTTCCCGTCTCGTTCAGGGCGCCGGTGCGGCGCTGGTCGCACCCGCCGCGCTCGCCCTGCTGACGGAGGCGTTCCCGGAGCCGCAGACACGAACGCACGCCATGGGCATCTTCCAGGGCTCCGTCGCCGCCGGGGCGCTGACCGGAATCCTCGCCGGCGGACTCATCACCCAGCACGCCGGATGGCGCTGGGTGCTGCTCGTGAACCCCCCGATCGTCCTCGTCTTGGTGATGCTGGTGTCACTCCGGATCCCCGCTGCCCGCGGTCATGCCGGCATCCGCCTCGATCTGCCGGGCGCTCTGGCCGCCACGGGGGCGATGGGCGCCCTGATCCTCGGCGTCAGCAACGCCGAGCAGCACCGTCTCGCAGACCCGGTGGTCTGGGCACCGCTCGCCCTGGCCGCGCTGCTGACCGCGGCTCTCGTGTTGATCGAGCGCCGCACGGACGGCCCGATGCTTCCGGCAGCCCTGCTCCGCGGACACCGCGCGGTCATGATCGGTGCCGTGCTCGTGCTGGGAGCGGCCCTCGCCGGCTACGTCTACTTCGCCTCGCTCTATGTTCAGCGCGTCCTCGGCTTGAGCCCCGATGTCACCGGGCTCTCGCTCGCCCCCGCCAGCGCCATGGTCATGCTCGTCTCGACCCAGGCATCCCGGCGACTCCTGCCGCGCCTGGGCACCGGGTGGCAACTCGTGGTCGCGTTCGTGCTGATCGGAGGCGGGCAGCTCTGGCTTGCCCAGGCCGCTGCAGACGGGAGCTATGTCGCGGACGTCCTCGGCCCCCTCTTGATCACATCGGCGGGCATCGGTCTCGCCCTCCCCGCGGCATCGCTCGCGATGACCCATGACGTGCCGCCCCCTCAGCGCGGCATGGCCGGTGCACTGTTCGCCGCAGGCCAGCAAGCCGGCAGCGCGATCGGCCTGGCGATCCTGGCGACGGTGGCCGCCGCGACCACCGTCCGCACCGGGGACCTTGCCGGCGGCTACCAGGTCGCCTTCCTCAGCGTGGCGATCCTCGCTGCGGTGACGGCCGTCGTCATGGCGACATCGACGCTCCTGCGGAGGACGCGCACCTGA
- a CDS encoding DUF3662 and FHA domain-containing protein, whose product MGLLDSFEKGLERAVNGAFAKTFRSGIQPIEIASALRSELDKKAAVVSRDRILVPNTLVVQLAPADAEKMDAVGPALIGELTEIVRTHAASQRYSFAGPVSVTLQHDERLSTGTLRVNSSTAAGTVSWRGVVDIAGTRHPLRKGRTVIGRGSDADITVADSGTSRKHVEILWDGERAMVRDLGSTNGTKLDGQPVSQAPLPTESTVTIGRTDIVFRVVPQAVPAKPVIPAADAATRLFDGGAR is encoded by the coding sequence GTGGGACTACTTGACAGCTTCGAGAAAGGTCTCGAGCGCGCCGTGAACGGCGCGTTCGCCAAGACCTTCCGCAGCGGCATCCAGCCTATCGAGATCGCCTCTGCCCTGCGCAGTGAACTCGACAAGAAGGCCGCCGTGGTCAGCCGCGACCGCATCCTCGTGCCGAACACCCTCGTCGTGCAGCTCGCGCCGGCAGACGCGGAGAAGATGGATGCCGTGGGACCTGCGCTGATCGGCGAGCTCACCGAGATCGTCCGCACGCACGCGGCATCCCAGCGCTACTCCTTCGCCGGCCCCGTCTCGGTGACGCTCCAGCACGACGAGCGTCTGTCCACGGGAACGCTGCGCGTGAACTCGAGCACGGCGGCAGGCACGGTATCGTGGCGCGGCGTGGTCGACATCGCCGGCACCCGGCATCCCCTGCGCAAGGGTCGCACCGTCATCGGGCGCGGCAGCGACGCCGACATCACCGTCGCCGATTCGGGCACGAGCCGCAAGCACGTCGAGATCCTGTGGGACGGCGAGCGCGCCATGGTGCGCGACCTCGGCTCGACCAACGGCACCAAGCTCGACGGGCAGCCGGTGTCGCAGGCACCTCTGCCGACCGAGTCGACGGTCACGATCGGGCGGACCGACATCGTGTTCCGGGTCGTGCCGCAGGCGGTTCCCGCCAAACCCGTCATCCCGGCCGCCGATGCGGCGACCCGACTGTTCGACGGGGGCGCCCGATGA
- a CDS encoding peptidoglycan D,D-transpeptidase FtsI family protein, whose product MTKELRRLSIILLVMFLALFASTSVIQVVQAETLAQNPMNKRALYDSFDVQRGSIIASGSAIASSVPSHDIYTWQRQYVDPKMWAPVTGYINPVLQSSWPGIEQSMNQQLSGTGSSQFFARVERIVSGQPPRGSNVVLSLDAAVQKVAYDALGKLQGAVVAIEPKTGRILAMVTSPSYDTNKLASHDAAAVDKEYKALNDDPTQPMANRAIGGNMNPPGSTFKLVTVSAALASGEFTPTSKLPNLATYILPGTSQPIHNDTGGTCGPGKEVTIADALRLSCNIPMAELAVKVGHDRMQQEAQKYGFDSAFEMPVKSTPSTYPRVASPDRVALSGFGQGDVRATPLQMAMVSAGIANGGVVMKPRMVDQVVGPDLSVQQTYQSEQFDRSLESNLNSQMVAMMVANVSRGIATNARIDGVEVAGKTGTAQNGENQPYSLWFTGFAPAEDPQVAVAVVVENGGGNGQESVGNQIAAPIAKKVMEAVLGK is encoded by the coding sequence ATGACCAAAGAGCTGCGACGCCTGTCGATCATCCTGCTGGTGATGTTCCTGGCCCTGTTCGCCTCGACCAGCGTCATCCAGGTCGTACAGGCCGAGACCCTGGCCCAGAACCCGATGAACAAGCGCGCGCTGTACGACTCGTTCGATGTGCAGCGCGGATCGATCATCGCCAGCGGTTCGGCGATCGCATCCTCGGTGCCCTCGCACGACATCTACACGTGGCAGCGGCAGTACGTGGATCCGAAGATGTGGGCTCCGGTGACCGGCTACATCAACCCGGTGCTGCAGTCGAGCTGGCCAGGAATCGAACAGTCGATGAACCAGCAGCTGTCGGGCACCGGCAGCTCGCAGTTCTTCGCACGTGTCGAGCGCATCGTCAGCGGTCAGCCGCCGCGCGGGTCGAACGTGGTGCTCTCACTGGATGCCGCCGTGCAGAAGGTGGCCTACGACGCACTGGGCAAGCTGCAGGGCGCCGTGGTGGCGATCGAACCGAAGACGGGCCGCATCCTCGCGATGGTGACCAGCCCCAGCTACGACACCAACAAGCTCGCCAGCCACGACGCGGCCGCCGTCGACAAGGAATACAAGGCGCTCAACGACGACCCGACCCAGCCCATGGCGAATCGAGCGATCGGCGGCAACATGAACCCGCCCGGATCGACCTTCAAGCTCGTCACGGTCTCGGCGGCGCTGGCCTCCGGCGAATTCACCCCGACCTCGAAGCTGCCCAACCTGGCGACCTACATCCTGCCCGGCACCTCGCAGCCGATCCACAACGACACCGGCGGCACCTGCGGCCCCGGCAAAGAGGTCACGATCGCCGATGCGCTTCGGCTCAGCTGCAACATCCCGATGGCAGAGCTCGCCGTCAAGGTCGGACACGACCGCATGCAGCAGGAAGCGCAGAAGTACGGATTCGACTCGGCCTTCGAGATGCCGGTGAAGTCCACACCGTCGACCTACCCTCGTGTGGCCAGTCCCGACCGGGTCGCACTCAGCGGCTTCGGGCAGGGCGACGTGCGCGCGACACCACTGCAGATGGCCATGGTCTCCGCCGGCATCGCCAACGGCGGCGTCGTGATGAAGCCGCGCATGGTCGACCAGGTCGTCGGCCCCGACCTGTCGGTGCAGCAGACCTACCAGAGCGAGCAGTTCGACCGGTCGCTGGAATCGAACCTCAACTCCCAGATGGTCGCGATGATGGTCGCGAATGTCAGCAGGGGCATCGCCACCAATGCAAGAATTGACGGGGTCGAGGTGGCAGGCAAGACCGGTACGGCTCAAAACGGCGAGAACCAGCCGTATTCACTGTGGTTCACTGGGTTCGCGCCCGCAGAAGACCCTCAGGTAGCGGTGGCCGTCGTCGTGGAGAATGGCGGTGGCAACGGCCAGGAAAGCGTCGGAAATCAGATCGCGGCACCGATCGCGAAGAAGGTCATGGAGGCGGTGTTGGGTAAATGA
- a CDS encoding FHA domain-containing protein FhaB/FipA, translating to MTSELTLLLLRVGFLVLMWFFVFAVVYSLRADLFGVKVRKMPEPVAAAAGTAPAPTSSPADATMPVQSLAKPAPTAGGMATTDAVSRIVITSGPKAGLELPLGDEPLTIGRSSESGLVIRDDYTSSHHARLVLWGRQWMIQDLDSTNGTWHDGQRVTAPVPITVGAPIRVGATTFELRK from the coding sequence ATGACCAGTGAGCTCACCCTTCTTCTCCTGCGCGTCGGCTTTCTCGTGCTGATGTGGTTCTTCGTGTTCGCGGTGGTCTATTCGCTGCGCGCCGATCTGTTCGGCGTCAAGGTGCGCAAGATGCCCGAGCCCGTCGCCGCCGCCGCCGGCACGGCTCCTGCCCCGACCTCCAGCCCCGCCGACGCGACGATGCCGGTGCAGTCGCTCGCGAAGCCGGCTCCCACGGCCGGCGGCATGGCCACCACCGACGCCGTCTCACGCATCGTCATCACCAGCGGCCCCAAAGCGGGCCTCGAACTCCCCTTGGGCGACGAGCCGCTGACGATCGGCCGCTCCAGCGAGTCGGGCCTGGTGATCCGCGACGACTACACCTCCAGCCACCACGCCCGACTCGTACTGTGGGGCCGGCAGTGGATGATCCAGGACCTCGATTCCACGAACGGCACCTGGCACGACGGCCAGCGAGTGACCGCGCCCGTGCCGATCACGGTCGGGGCCCCCATCCGCGTGGGAGCGACGACCTTCGAGCTGCGAAAGTAA